The Brachyspira hyodysenteriae ATCC 27164 sequence ATTCAAAGGTTTTGTAAGTGATGAAGAAAAAAAAGAATTATTAAATAAAAGTTATGCCTTAGTAATGCCTGCTATAAATGAACCATTTGGACTCACCGTAATAGAAGCATTATACTCTTCATGCATATCCATAATATCCAATAAATCAGGAGTATATGAAGTAGTTAAAGATTTATCTATCAGCTGCAATATGGAAAATACAGATGAAATAGTAAATTCTATGTCATTAGCATACAAAGATAAAAATATAAAAAATGAGATTATAAACTCATCAAAAACTATATTAGATATCTTTACAGTACCATCATATAGTGAAAATGTGATAAAATATATAGTAAATCACTTGTAATATTTCTAATATGTATTATAGTTATAATTGACTATGTACCATTTTATAGTTAAATAGTTAGAATTTATTATGGAGAGATTATGAAAAATTATACATCTATACCTAGTTCATTTTTTGAAACAGTGCAGAAAATGCCTCAAAGCCCTGCCTATAGATATAGAGATAATAACGAAGAAAAAGTTACAATTACATATAAAAAACTTTATGATAAAGTAAATGCTATAGCTAAAGCATTCGATGTTAAAGGATTATCAAAAAAGCATGTTGCAATATTTTCAGAAAATAGAATAGAATGGTTTATATCTGATATGGCACTTTTAGCATTGGGTTCTGCTGATGTTCCAAGAGGTATAGACTCTACATCTGATGAATTAAATTATATAATAGAACATAGTGAATCTGAAGCTGTTCTAGTAGAAAATGAATATGTTTTTAAAAAGATAGAAAAACATCATAAAGATTTATCATTAATAGTTTTTCTTGATAGTTCTAAACATGATCCTGATAACAATATTTATTCTTTTGAAAAGTTTTTAGAACTTGGTGAAGAAAGTTTAAATGGCGATGAAGAGTTTGCTATAAAAAAAGCATCAAAATTAACTAATGAAAGTATAGCAACTATAATATACACTTCCGGAACTACAGGAAAGCCAAAAGGTGTTATACTTACACATGGAAACATACTTCATAATGTAAGAGTTCTTCCGGATATAATAAAATTACATCCTGGAGAAAAACTTCTTACTATACTTCCTATTTGGCATATATATGAAAGAACAATATCTTATGTAACAGCCGTAACAGGTTGTTTTACAGCCATCACAAATAAAAGATATTTAAAAAATGACTTTACAGAAGAAAAGCCTGATATATTTATTTCTGTACCAGCAATATGGGTTAATATATATAATACAGTAATGAAAAATATAGATAGAAAAAGTGCATTCGCTAGAAATCTTGCAAAATTCTTTATAAAAAGATCTATAAAATATATAAGAAGCCTAAGATTTCAAAATGACTTAATTTATTTATTAGGCGATGAAAATAAAAATGATAAAAAGGCAGAATACAGCATAGGTATGTTTGACCCTATTTATCATAAAATGGCAACAAAAATGGTATACAGTAAAATAAAAGAATTAACGGGCGGTAAAATGCGTCTTACTATATCAGGAGGCGGAGCTTTACCTATGTACATAGAAGATTTTATTGAGGCTGTAGGAATAAATTTAATTGTTGGTTGGGGTATAACAGAAACTTCTCCGGTTGTTACATTGAGATCACCTTATAAAAATTATAGAGGTACTTGCGGTACTCCGATTCCAGAAGTAAAAATTGAAGTTAGAGATAAAGAAGGAAATATTTGTAAAGACGGAGTTATGGGAGTATGCTATATAAAAGGTCCGAATATTTTCAAAGAATATTACAAAGATCCTGAATTAACTAAACAGGCAAAAATTGACGGTTTTTTCAATTCAGGAGATTTAGGAACATATACTCAGCAAGGTGAAATAGTTTTAACAGGAAGAGCAAAGGAAACTATAGTTCTTCTTACAGGTGAAAATGTAGAGCCTCAGCCTATAGAGAATAAAGCATTGGAATCTCCTTATATTTCTCAAATTATGCTTGTAGGACAGGATAAAGCTTCAACAGGTGCAATTATAGTAATAAATAAAGAAAACATAAAAGAACATTTTGATAAGCAAAAAATTCATTATGATGAAAATACTCTTGCATCTTCAAAAGACGTTTATAAA is a genomic window containing:
- a CDS encoding AMP-dependent synthetase/ligase, which codes for MKNYTSIPSSFFETVQKMPQSPAYRYRDNNEEKVTITYKKLYDKVNAIAKAFDVKGLSKKHVAIFSENRIEWFISDMALLALGSADVPRGIDSTSDELNYIIEHSESEAVLVENEYVFKKIEKHHKDLSLIVFLDSSKHDPDNNIYSFEKFLELGEESLNGDEEFAIKKASKLTNESIATIIYTSGTTGKPKGVILTHGNILHNVRVLPDIIKLHPGEKLLTILPIWHIYERTISYVTAVTGCFTAITNKRYLKNDFTEEKPDIFISVPAIWVNIYNTVMKNIDRKSAFARNLAKFFIKRSIKYIRSLRFQNDLIYLLGDENKNDKKAEYSIGMFDPIYHKMATKMVYSKIKELTGGKMRLTISGGGALPMYIEDFIEAVGINLIVGWGITETSPVVTLRSPYKNYRGTCGTPIPEVKIEVRDKEGNICKDGVMGVCYIKGPNIFKEYYKDPELTKQAKIDGFFNSGDLGTYTQQGEIVLTGRAKETIVLLTGENVEPQPIENKALESPYISQIMLVGQDKASTGAIIVINKENIKEHFDKQKIHYDENTLASSKDVYKLMREELDNLINYRNGFRPYEAIAKMIITDEEFTIENGLLTQSLKIKRANVMEAYKDKIDALYDKVK